A section of the Candidatus Latescibacterota bacterium genome encodes:
- a CDS encoding TlyA family RNA methyltransferase — protein MSERLDRALVSRGLVKSRNQGREFILDGLVRVDGATVRRPAQTVAPEQTLALDPAASEHRVGRGYDKLSRFLSVHPVEFEARGVVDGGACTGGFTQVALERGAAWVLAVELGEGQLDPSLAADPRVTSLEKTDLLTLETLPAPCDVLLLDLSFTSLKSILPALRLPLAEGARMIALVKPQFEAPAKALTAAGRLRDASVATRLVEAVLDCARTEGWEILATEPVALGPDQRQEETFVLARRAQ, from the coding sequence GTGAGCGAGCGACTTGACCGCGCCCTCGTGAGCCGCGGACTCGTCAAGAGCCGCAACCAGGGGCGCGAGTTCATCCTCGACGGGCTCGTGCGCGTGGACGGCGCCACGGTGCGACGGCCGGCCCAGACCGTGGCCCCCGAGCAGACCCTCGCCCTCGATCCCGCCGCCAGCGAACACCGCGTGGGCCGCGGCTACGACAAGCTCTCGCGCTTCCTTTCCGTGCACCCGGTGGAGTTCGAAGCGCGGGGCGTCGTGGACGGCGGCGCCTGCACCGGCGGCTTCACCCAGGTCGCGCTCGAGCGCGGCGCCGCCTGGGTGCTCGCCGTCGAGCTGGGCGAAGGGCAGCTCGATCCCTCGCTGGCCGCGGATCCGCGCGTGACCAGCCTCGAGAAGACGGATCTCCTGACGCTGGAAACCCTGCCCGCGCCCTGCGACGTCCTCCTGCTCGATCTCTCCTTCACTTCCCTCAAGAGCATCCTGCCCGCCCTGCGGCTGCCCCTGGCCGAGGGGGCGCGGATGATCGCGCTGGTGAAGCCCCAGTTCGAGGCCCCCGCCAAGGCGCTCACCGCGGCGGGCCGCCTCCGCGACGCCAGCGTGGCCACGCGCCTCGTGGAGGCAGTCCTGGATTGCGCTCGCACGGAGGGCTGGGAGATACTCGCCACCGAGCCGGTGGCGCTGGGGCCCGATCAGCGCCAGGAGGAGACCTTCGTCCTGGCCCGGCGCGCGCAGTGA
- a CDS encoding NAD(+)/NADH kinase — MLEPIRRLGLAANREVRAAREVVLEAMGVAAAAGVEVLLDAEQGAWLGLEAHGRELRDFAADCDLVLVFGGDGTFLRAARALERASTPLLGINMGSLGFLTLLKLEDMATALAAILGGAYRLEERMRLTATVIRDGAARNDYLALNDAVVHMSDGNRLVEFRIAVSGQHLGGYRADGLIVATPTGSTAYSLSAGGPIVHPTMDALVATPICPHALSIRPILVGGEEELRVSIGGRSGPAILTLDGADSIPLQSGDQIRIHRAEARALRIALPLDFDYYGLVSEKLGWGVPDGR, encoded by the coding sequence ATGCTTGAGCCCATCCGCCGACTGGGGCTGGCCGCCAACCGCGAGGTGCGGGCCGCGCGCGAGGTGGTCCTCGAAGCCATGGGGGTGGCCGCGGCCGCGGGCGTGGAAGTGCTGCTCGACGCGGAACAGGGCGCGTGGCTGGGCCTGGAGGCCCACGGCCGCGAGTTGCGCGACTTCGCCGCCGACTGCGACCTCGTGCTGGTGTTCGGCGGCGACGGCACCTTCCTGCGCGCCGCGCGGGCGCTGGAACGGGCCAGCACGCCGCTGCTCGGCATCAACATGGGCAGCCTGGGCTTCCTCACCCTGCTCAAGCTCGAGGACATGGCGACGGCCCTCGCGGCCATCCTCGGCGGCGCCTACCGCCTCGAGGAGCGCATGCGCCTCACCGCCACGGTGATCCGCGACGGCGCGGCCCGGAACGACTACCTCGCGCTCAACGACGCCGTCGTCCACATGAGCGACGGCAACCGCCTCGTCGAGTTCCGCATCGCCGTCAGCGGCCAGCACCTGGGCGGCTACCGCGCGGACGGTCTGATCGTCGCCACGCCCACGGGGTCCACGGCCTACTCGCTGTCGGCGGGGGGGCCCATCGTCCACCCCACGATGGACGCGCTGGTGGCCACGCCGATCTGTCCCCACGCGCTGTCCATCCGGCCGATCCTGGTGGGGGGCGAAGAGGAGCTGCGCGTGAGCATCGGCGGGCGCAGCGGCCCGGCGATCCTCACGCTCGATGGCGCCGACAGCATTCCCCTGCAGAGCGGCGACCAGATCCGCATCCACCGCGCGGAAGCGCGGGCGCTGCGCATCGCGCTGCCGCTGGACTTCGACTACTACGGTCTCGTCAGCGAAAAGCTCGGCTGGGGCGTGCCGGACGGGAGATAG
- a CDS encoding AAA family ATPase has protein sequence MLTHLRIRNLIVVEEATLELAPGLNVLSGETGAGKSVLLAALALVTGARARTDWIRPDADRAVVEGFFMPSRSVRAALEAQGIEAGEEGLSLRRELRADGRSQAWCEGFPLSVGRLKTLGALLLERQDQHGQLALASEDAQRALVDAAADNRPLLERYAQELEAVRGLRRQEEQLAARLAALREDEDYLRFQLDEIDALAPEPGEREALEQAERRLRNAARLGETYRTLLQRLEGGSGLLEGLGALEGLLERLERLGDVPVDLDLAAVSAPLEELAATLRNRAEDGLLEARRGEDLAERLGRLSALERKHGRDLEAILAWAAEQRELLAQLDDQDALLAERAQVRAEAEAALSRTAAELSKRRRSAAAALGKAWQERLGLLGLERATLRIDVKQEPDPDGWLEIAGKRLRAGPEGADRVEVRIRTNPDLPEGGLGEVPSGGELSRIAFARHLIADRASEPAAPTLILDEVDAGIGADLAGALAEQLEALAGRRQILLVTHQPRLAAVAQRQFCVRKDFGEQRTRTRVVVVEGAEREQEIARMLGEAEPGRETRALAKRLLAAAGRGA, from the coding sequence GTGCTGACCCACCTGCGCATCCGCAACCTGATCGTGGTGGAGGAGGCCACGCTCGAGCTGGCCCCGGGCCTCAACGTGCTCAGCGGCGAGACCGGCGCGGGGAAGTCCGTGCTCCTGGCGGCCCTGGCCCTGGTCACGGGCGCGCGGGCGCGCACGGACTGGATCCGTCCCGACGCGGATCGCGCGGTGGTGGAGGGCTTCTTCATGCCCTCGCGGAGCGTTCGGGCCGCGCTGGAGGCCCAGGGCATCGAGGCCGGCGAGGAGGGCCTCTCCCTGCGCCGCGAGCTCAGGGCCGACGGCCGCAGCCAGGCCTGGTGCGAGGGCTTTCCGCTGAGCGTGGGACGTCTCAAGACCCTCGGCGCGCTGCTCCTGGAGCGGCAGGACCAGCACGGCCAGCTCGCCCTGGCCAGCGAGGACGCCCAGCGCGCCCTCGTCGACGCCGCCGCCGACAACCGCCCGCTCCTCGAGCGCTACGCGCAGGAGCTGGAGGCGGTCCGCGGGCTGCGCCGGCAGGAGGAGCAGCTTGCCGCCCGCCTGGCGGCCCTGCGCGAGGACGAGGACTACCTCCGCTTCCAGCTCGACGAGATCGACGCCCTCGCCCCCGAGCCCGGCGAGCGCGAGGCCCTGGAGCAGGCCGAGCGCCGCCTCCGCAACGCCGCCCGCCTGGGCGAGACCTACAGGACGCTCCTGCAGCGCCTGGAGGGCGGCAGCGGACTCCTGGAGGGCCTGGGCGCTCTGGAGGGCCTCCTGGAGCGCCTCGAGCGCCTGGGCGACGTCCCCGTGGACCTGGATCTCGCCGCCGTCAGCGCCCCGCTGGAGGAGCTGGCCGCGACCCTGCGCAACCGCGCCGAGGACGGCCTGCTCGAGGCCCGCCGCGGCGAGGACCTCGCGGAGCGCCTGGGCAGGCTGAGCGCCCTGGAGCGGAAGCACGGCCGGGACCTGGAGGCCATCCTGGCCTGGGCCGCAGAGCAGCGCGAGCTCCTGGCCCAGCTGGACGACCAGGACGCCCTCCTGGCGGAACGCGCCCAGGTCCGCGCCGAGGCGGAGGCCGCTCTTTCCCGCACCGCCGCCGAGCTGAGCAAGCGCCGGCGCTCGGCCGCCGCTGCCCTCGGCAAGGCTTGGCAGGAGCGCCTGGGCCTCCTCGGCCTCGAGCGCGCGACTCTGAGAATCGACGTCAAGCAGGAGCCGGATCCCGATGGCTGGCTTGAAATTGCCGGCAAGCGCCTGAGGGCGGGTCCCGAGGGTGCCGACCGAGTGGAAGTCCGCATCCGAACCAACCCGGACCTGCCCGAGGGCGGCCTGGGCGAGGTGCCCAGCGGGGGCGAGCTGTCGCGCATCGCCTTCGCCCGGCATCTGATCGCGGACCGCGCGTCGGAGCCGGCGGCGCCGACGCTCATCCTCGACGAGGTGGATGCCGGCATCGGCGCCGATCTGGCCGGCGCGCTGGCCGAGCAGCTGGAGGCGCTCGCCGGTCGGCGTCAGATCCTGCTGGTGACGCATCAGCCCCGGCTCGCCGCCGTCGCGCAGCGGCAGTTCTGCGTGCGCAAGGACTTCGGCGAGCAGCGCACGCGAACGCGCGTAGTCGTGGTGGAGGGCGCGGAGCGCGAGCAGGAGATCGCCCGCATGCTCGGCGAGGCCGAACCCGGCCGCGAGACGCGGGCCCTGGCGAAGCGCCTGCTCGCGGCCGCGGGGCGCGGCGCCTGA
- a CDS encoding nucleotide sugar dehydrogenase produces the protein MSHLETLKAKIAAGDARCAVIGLGYVGLPLAVEFAKSGMKVVGVDLDARKVDAIGRGESYIQDVPSAIVAPLVKQGLLSASTDFSVLRDVDTINIAVPTPLGKTRDPDISYIVAATDEIARHMSDGTLVILESTTYPGTTDEVILPKLEATGREVGKDFFLAFSPERVDPGNPKFQTRNIPKVVGGITPACTDVAVDLYAKAIETVVPVSSSRVAETVKLLENTFRSVNIGLVNEIALICSRMNINVWDVIDAAATKPFGFMPFYPGPGLGGHCIPIDPFYLSWKARLHGFEARFIELAGEINGHMPDHVVEVVTNALNSQKKSVNGAQILVLGVAYKADIDDYRESPALDIIKLLQGRGAQVSIHDDWVKGQIPELTGVPRRALDAAGLKDVDVAVVVTHHKQVDYAGLLERLPLVVDSRNVYKGVESEKIFRL, from the coding sequence ATGTCCCATCTCGAGACGCTGAAGGCAAAGATTGCCGCGGGTGACGCGCGCTGCGCGGTCATCGGCCTGGGTTACGTGGGGCTGCCCCTCGCGGTGGAGTTCGCGAAGAGCGGCATGAAGGTGGTGGGCGTGGACCTGGACGCCCGGAAGGTGGACGCCATCGGCCGGGGCGAGAGCTACATCCAGGACGTCCCGTCGGCCATCGTGGCGCCGCTCGTGAAGCAGGGGCTGCTGAGCGCCAGCACGGACTTCTCCGTGCTCAGGGACGTCGACACGATCAACATCGCCGTGCCCACGCCCCTCGGCAAGACGCGGGACCCGGACATCTCCTACATCGTGGCCGCCACGGACGAGATCGCCCGGCACATGAGCGATGGCACGCTGGTCATCCTCGAGAGCACGACCTACCCCGGCACCACCGACGAGGTCATCCTGCCGAAGCTCGAGGCCACCGGCCGCGAGGTCGGCAAGGACTTCTTCCTCGCCTTCAGCCCCGAGCGCGTGGATCCCGGCAATCCCAAGTTCCAGACGCGGAACATCCCGAAGGTCGTCGGCGGCATCACGCCCGCCTGCACGGACGTCGCCGTGGATCTCTACGCGAAGGCCATCGAGACGGTGGTGCCCGTGTCGTCGAGCCGCGTGGCCGAGACGGTCAAGCTGCTGGAGAACACCTTCCGCTCGGTGAACATCGGCCTGGTCAACGAGATCGCCCTGATCTGCAGCCGCATGAACATCAACGTCTGGGACGTGATCGACGCCGCGGCCACCAAGCCCTTCGGTTTCATGCCCTTCTACCCGGGGCCCGGGCTGGGCGGCCACTGCATTCCCATCGACCCCTTCTACCTCTCCTGGAAGGCGCGGCTGCACGGCTTCGAGGCGCGCTTCATCGAGCTGGCCGGCGAGATCAACGGCCACATGCCCGACCACGTGGTGGAGGTCGTCACCAACGCGCTGAACTCGCAGAAGAAGTCCGTGAACGGCGCGCAGATCCTCGTGCTCGGCGTGGCCTACAAGGCCGACATCGACGACTACCGCGAGTCCCCGGCGCTGGACATCATCAAGCTGCTGCAGGGGCGCGGCGCGCAGGTCAGCATCCACGACGACTGGGTGAAGGGGCAGATCCCCGAGCTGACGGGCGTCCCGCGGAGGGCGCTGGACGCGGCCGGCCTCAAGGACGTGGACGTGGCGGTCGTCGTCACGCATCACAAGCAGGTGGATTACGCGGGGCTGCTGGAGCGGCTGCCTCTCGTGGTCGACTCCCGGAACGTCTACAAGGGCGTCGAATCCGAGAAGATCTTCAGGCTCTAG
- a CDS encoding SDR family oxidoreductase: MARILVTGGAGFIGSHIAAALVADGNQVVILDNFSTGHESNLEEIAGQITVERGDLRDMDAVRRATAGCDYVFHEGALASVPRSVKDPESSNAVNVGGTLNVLQAARDAGVKRVVYAGSSSAYGNTEVSPKHEGLTPQPLSPYAVSKLAGEHYCRAFSAVYGLETLSIRYFNVFGPRQDPDSPYAAVLPIFTKELLAGRSPRIDGDGAQTRDFTYVANVVEGNLRAIAAPKTAGESVNVACGGSYSVRYLFDQIRDQLGVDLEPEFGPRRAGDVDHSQADIALAGELIGYAPVVSFEEGLRRTVDWYRATATAGGR, from the coding sequence ATGGCCAGGATCCTCGTCACCGGCGGCGCCGGGTTCATCGGCAGCCACATCGCCGCCGCCCTCGTGGCGGACGGCAACCAGGTGGTGATCCTCGACAACTTCTCCACGGGACACGAGTCCAACCTGGAGGAGATCGCGGGGCAGATCACCGTGGAGCGCGGCGACCTGCGCGACATGGACGCCGTGCGCCGCGCGACGGCGGGCTGCGACTACGTCTTCCACGAGGGCGCGCTGGCTTCGGTGCCGCGTTCGGTGAAGGACCCGGAAAGCAGCAACGCGGTGAACGTGGGCGGCACGCTGAACGTGCTGCAGGCGGCGCGCGACGCGGGCGTGAAGCGCGTGGTCTACGCGGGCAGCAGCTCCGCCTACGGCAACACCGAGGTGAGCCCGAAGCACGAGGGCCTGACGCCGCAGCCGCTGTCGCCCTATGCGGTGAGCAAGCTCGCCGGCGAGCACTACTGCCGCGCGTTCAGCGCGGTCTACGGTCTCGAGACGCTGAGCATCCGCTACTTCAACGTCTTCGGACCGCGTCAGGATCCGGACTCGCCCTACGCCGCCGTGCTGCCGATCTTCACGAAGGAGCTGCTGGCCGGCCGCTCGCCGCGCATCGACGGCGACGGCGCGCAGACGCGCGACTTCACCTACGTCGCCAACGTCGTGGAGGGCAATCTCCGCGCGATCGCCGCGCCGAAGACGGCCGGCGAGAGCGTGAACGTCGCCTGCGGCGGGTCCTACTCCGTGCGCTATCTCTTCGACCAGATCCGCGATCAGCTGGGAGTGGACCTCGAGCCCGAGTTCGGCCCGCGCCGCGCGGGCGACGTGGATCACTCCCAGGCGGACATCGCCCTGGCCGGGGAGCTCATCGGCTATGCGCCGGTGGTCAGCTTCGAGGAGGGGCTCCGCCGCACGGTCGACTGGTACCGGGCAACCGCCACCGCGGGCGGACGCTGA